The following are encoded together in the Scomber scombrus chromosome 7, fScoSco1.1, whole genome shotgun sequence genome:
- the snap91a gene encoding clathrin coat assembly protein AP180 isoform X1, with protein MSGQTLTDRIAAAQYTLTGSEVCRAVCKSTTHEQTAPKKKHLEYLIQATQDTNVNVPQMADTLMERAGNASWVVVYKALITTHHLMVHGNERFLQFLASRNTLFNLSNFLDKTGSHGYDMSTFIRRYSRYLNEKAFAYRQMSFDFGRVKKGAEGVMRTMSVEKLLKGMPTLQSQIDALLDFEVHAKDLNNQVINACFLLLFKDLIKLYACYNDGIINLLEKFFQMKRSQCKDGLEIYKRFLTRMTRVSEFFKIAEQVGIDKNDIPELTQAPESLLESLETHLNTLEGKKPEDKSPTKDATANNSSPAAAAAAAAPPAKPAPAPSGGPPARPGPPARRPPPPVTPTAVAPAISTNNALDDGFLLDLDPMSSSSAGGAATASSITGWGDLLADATPAAADSASEALLPEGESDAADADETAAAPAAAAPTAAPATATTAAAATPAPTSLPIAAITTTSAADIDLFGDAFAPSPGDGPAAVALGPAADAFGQSDPFATTEGSADIAPELDLFAMRPADTEPAVVIPSTSSEAPTIAAPIAAPTPSSTTTTTTTTTTDTTTTESAAAPTLDIFGDMFDSMPEQSPTTESKAATTPSVDLFGADLPAVSRGPSPLPEPTSVGDIVTDSFASPAPAAPAAPPAAAPAAALVPEASSPPKAEPTPVIDLLDSFSGPVEETQTSAPGGPGDDLLGGLMSPTLAPTSAPALAPALAPSLVQNDLLESGFDALGSLPCPTPPVPAAVSIVPIVPIVPTAAEPATITPAPSGGFDASMFGGLGDLLMPAITPQSTGGSTTGSTSGSIGGGIAAAPPATPPATKTIGGDLDSSLANLIGDLGVKKKDPMSEKKLTGGANWTPHVAPTSWGTTGAPMAGAAPGAPGAPGVAPPVGAMVPPMSAQPGFGMAAAGGPGAPMMKPMMGQPLMGQPLMGQPMMRPPFTGAAAPGAPLSAGPTSQSPKKPKDPLAELDLKDFL; from the exons ACCTGATCCAGGCCACCCAGGATACCAATGTAAACGTTCCCCAGATGGCTGACACGCTGATGGAGAGGGCTGGCAATGCCAGCTGGGTGGTGGTCTACAAAGCCCTGATCACCACACACCACCTCATGGTGCATGGCAACGAG AGATTCCTGCAGTTCCTGGCCTCAAGAAACACCTTGTTCAACCTCAGCAACTTCCTGGATAAAACCGGCTCTCACG GCTACGACATGTCCACATTTATCAGACGCTACAGTCGCTATCTCAATGAGAAGGCCTTCGCCTACAGACAAATGTCTTTCGACTTCGGCCGAGTCAAGAAAGG AGCTGAGGGAGTGATGAGGACCATGTCAGTAGAGAAGCTGCTGAAAGGAATGCCCACCCTGCAGAGCCAGATTGACGCACTGCTGGATTTTGAA GTACATGCAAAGGACCTGAACAATCAAGTGATAAATGCCTGCTTTCTCCTACTCTTCAAAGATCTGATTAAGTTGTATGCCTGCTACAATGACGGCATCATCAATCTGCTag AGAAGTTTTTCCAGATGAAGAGAAGCCAGTGTAAAGACGGGCTGGAGATATACAAGAGATTCCTGACACGAATGACCCGTGTTTCTGAATTCTTCAAAATTGCTGAG caaGTGGGAATAGACAAAAACGACATTCCTGAACTTACTCAG GCCCCAGAAAGTCTTCTGGAGTCCCTGGAGACCCACCTCAACACTCTGGAGGGGAAGAAGCC AGAGGATAA GTCGCCCACCAAG GATGCGACAGCCAACAACAGCTcgccagctgctgctgctgctgctgctgcaccaccAGCTAAGCCCGCGCCTGCTCCATCCGGCGGGCCCCCTGCTCGCCCCGGGCCACCTGCCAGACGTCCGCCGCCCCCTGTCACCCCCACAGCAGTAGCCCCCGCCATCTCTACCAACAA TGCCCTTGATGATGGGTTCCTGTTGGATCTAGATCCCATGTCCTCCTCGTCAGCAGGAGGTGCCGCAACGGCTTCCTCCATAACTGGATGGGGAG ATCTCTTGGCTGATG CAACTCCGGCTGCCGCTGACAGTGCTTCTGAGGCTCTCCTGCCAGAAGGAGAATCTGATGCGGCTGATGCAGATGAAACTGCTGCTGcccctgcagctgctgctcccACAGCCGCtcctgctactgctactactgccgCTGCGGCCACACCAGCCCCCACCTCGCTGCCCATCGCAGCCATCACCACCACTTCAGCCGCAGACATCGACCTTTTCGGAG ATGCGTTTGCACCTTCCCCAGGAGACGGTCCTGCTGCCGTGGCCCTGGGCCCTGCTGCTGATGCATTTGGTCAATCTG ACCCCTTCGCTACGACGGAGGGGAGTGCTGACATTGCTCCAGAGCTGGACCTGTTTGCTATGAGGCCTGCCGACACAGAGCCCGCCGTCGTCATCCCTTCCACATCTAGTGAGGCGCCGACCATCGCTGCCCCCATCGCTGCCCCCACCCCTtcttccaccaccaccactaccaccacaaccaccactGACACCACCACCACAGAGTCTGCAGCCGCACCGACTCTAGATATCTTTGGTG ATATGTTTGATTCTATGCCTGAGCAAAGCCCTACCACTGAATCCAAAGCTGCTACCACTCCTAGCGTAGACCTTTTTGGTGCAG ACCTTCCTGCTGTTTCACGCGGGCCCTCTCCTTTGCCCGAGCCGACTTCGGTTGGAGACATTGTGACCG ACTCGTTTGCATCTCcagctcctgctgctcctgctgctcctcctgctgctgctcctgctgcagctctAGTCCCAGaggcctcctctcctcccaaAGCAGAGCCCACACCAGTTATTGACCTGCTGG ACTCCTTCAGTGGTCCTGTGGAGGAGACACAGACCTCTGCACCTGGAGGGCCTGGAGATGATCTGCTGGGAG GTTTGATGTCGCCCACGCTGGCTCCCACCTCTGCCCCTGCTCTGGCTCCAGCCTTGGCTCCATCTCTGGTGCAGAATGATCTCCTGGAGTCAGGCTTTGACGCTCTGGGCTCGCTTCCCTGTCCAACACCTCCAGTACCTGCCGCAGTGTCAATAGTACCAATAGTACCAATAGTACCAACAGCAGCAGAACCTGCAACCATCACACCAGCACCCTCTGGTGGCTTTGATGCTTCAA TGTTTGGTGGATTAGGTGACTTGCTGATGCCCGCCATAACGCCTCAGAGCACCGGGGGAAGCACTACTGGGAGCACATCAGGAAGCATTGGAGGAGGCATTGCAGCTGCTCCACCCGCCACCCCACCTGCTACCAAAACCATCGGAGGAGATCTGGATTCATCACTGGCCAACCTGATCGGAG ACCTTGGAGTAAAGAaaaa GGACCCTATGAGTGAGAAGAAACTGACAGGAGGAGCCAACTGGACACCCCATGTAGCCCCCACAAGTTGGGGTACAACAGGAGCCCCCATG GCTGGTGCTGCCCCTGGAGCTCCTGGGGCACCAGGAGTAGCTCCACCCGTTGGAGCCATGGTGCCACCAATGAGTGCACAGCCTGGCTTCGGCATG GCTGCTGCAGGAGGCCCTGGAGCTCCCATGATGAAGCCCATGATGGGGCAGCCTCTAATGGGGCAGCCTCTAATGGGGCAGCCCATGATGAGACCTCCCTTCACTGGGGCTGCTGCACCAGGAGCACCG CTTTCTGCAGGACCTACAAGCCAGAGTCCCAAAAAGCCCAAGGATCCTCTGGCAGAACTCGACCTCAAGGACTTCTTATAA
- the prss35 gene encoding inactive serine protease 35 — MGPIPLCVLFPVTVLAVVVVVAAEVNTLDDEYTWPQWKVPLVRKRRTLPLSSPNFSAQPQTELSGTCGIECQRRLPSPSLDDLEEFLSYETVYENGTRTYTSVSVQGLNEVTAWSRNNSSSSRHKREVYGTDTRFTISDKQFSTKYPFSTTVKISTGCSGVLVSPKHVLTAAHCVHDGKDYLDGAQKLRVGILKEKSRRGKGGKGRGGRGKGKRRKGEKAKEEDEEKEEDEGKDDRKGKGKGRKNRNRRSAESEKPSFRWTRVKKTQVPKGWFKGVGDGLAADYDYAVLELKKAPKVKHMDLGFIPSVKKLPAGRIHFSGFDDDRPGNLVYRFCSVSEESKDLLYQYCDAKPGSSGSGVYIRLKEPGKKKWKRKIIGVFSGHQWVDVNGNGMQEDYNVAVRITPLKYAQICNWVHGDSSECQVA, encoded by the coding sequence ATGGGCCCTATACCCCTGTGTGTCCTGTTCCCGGTGACGGTGCTGGCTGTGGTGGTGGTTGTAGCTGCTGAGGTGAACACACTTGACGATGAGTATACCTGGCCGCAGTGGAAGGTTCCTCTGGTAAGGAAAAGACGCACTTTGCCTCTCAGCAGCCCCAACTTCTCAGCCCAACCTCAGACAGAGCTGAGTGGGACTTGTGGTATTGAGTGTCAGCGTCGCCTCCCTTCACCCTCTCTGGATGACCTAGAGGAGTTCCTGTCCTATGAGACGGTTTACGAGAATGGTACGCGTACATATACCTCAGTGTCTGTGCAGGGCCTCAACGAGGTGACAGCCTGGTCCAGAAACAACTCATCAAGCTCTCGACACAAACGAGAGGTGTACGGCACAGACACCCGCTTCACCATCTCTGATAAGCAGTTCTCCACCAAGTATCCCTTCTCCACTACTGTGAAGATCTCCACAGGATGTTCTGGGGTTCTGGTGTCACCTAAACATGTGTTGACCGCTGCTCACTGCGTCCATGATGGAAAGGATTATCTAGATGGTGCTCAGAAGCTACGAGTTGGTATACTGAAGGAGAAATCCAGACGAGGGAAAGGAGGCAAAGGGAGAGGAGGGCGAGGAAAAGGcaaaaggagaaagggagagaaagccAAAGAGGAAGAcgaagaaaaggaagaggatgaagggaAAGATGACCGTAAAGGAAAAGGGAAAGGTAGAAAGAATCGGAATCGCCGCAGTGCAGAATCGGAGAAACCTTCATTTCGGTGGACCAGGGTCAAGAAAACCCAGGTGCCTAAGGGCTGGTTCAAAGGTGTGGGTGACGGACTGGCTGCAGATTATGATTATGCTGTTCTGGAGCTGAAGAAAGCCCCAAAAGTCAAGCACATGGATTTGGGTTTTATCCCTTCGGTCAAGAAGCTCCCTGCTGGAAGGATCCACTTCTCAGGTTTTGATGATGACAGGCCTGGAAACCTGGTGTACCGGTTCTGCTCTGTCTCTGAGGAGTCCAAGGATCTGCTGTACCAATACTGCGATGCCAAACCTGGCTCTAGCGGCTCTGGGGTCTACATTCGCCTCAAAGAGCCCGGCAAGAAGAAGTGGAAGAGGAAGATCATTGGGGTATTCTCTGGTCACCAATGGGTGGATGTAAACGGGAATGGAATGCAGGAGGATTACAACGTTGCGGTGAGGATAACGCCCCTCAAATATGCCCAAATTTGCAACTGGGTCCACGGGGACTCAAGTGAGTGCCAGGTAGCATAA
- the snap91a gene encoding clathrin coat assembly protein AP180 isoform X2: protein MSGQTLTDRIAAAQYTLTGSEVCRAVCKSTTHEQTAPKKKHLEYLIQATQDTNVNVPQMADTLMERAGNASWVVVYKALITTHHLMVHGNERFLQFLASRNTLFNLSNFLDKTGSHGYDMSTFIRRYSRYLNEKAFAYRQMSFDFGRVKKGAEGVMRTMSVEKLLKGMPTLQSQIDALLDFEVHAKDLNNQVINACFLLLFKDLIKLYACYNDGIINLLEKFFQMKRSQCKDGLEIYKRFLTRMTRVSEFFKIAEQVGIDKNDIPELTQAPESLLESLETHLNTLEGKKPSPTKDATANNSSPAAAAAAAAPPAKPAPAPSGGPPARPGPPARRPPPPVTPTAVAPAISTNNALDDGFLLDLDPMSSSSAGGAATASSITGWGDLLADATPAAADSASEALLPEGESDAADADETAAAPAAAAPTAAPATATTAAAATPAPTSLPIAAITTTSAADIDLFGDAFAPSPGDGPAAVALGPAADAFGQSDPFATTEGSADIAPELDLFAMRPADTEPAVVIPSTSSEAPTIAAPIAAPTPSSTTTTTTTTTTDTTTTESAAAPTLDIFGDMFDSMPEQSPTTESKAATTPSVDLFGADLPAVSRGPSPLPEPTSVGDIVTDSFASPAPAAPAAPPAAAPAAALVPEASSPPKAEPTPVIDLLDSFSGPVEETQTSAPGGPGDDLLGGLMSPTLAPTSAPALAPALAPSLVQNDLLESGFDALGSLPCPTPPVPAAVSIVPIVPIVPTAAEPATITPAPSGGFDASMFGGLGDLLMPAITPQSTGGSTTGSTSGSIGGGIAAAPPATPPATKTIGGDLDSSLANLIGDLGVKKKDPMSEKKLTGGANWTPHVAPTSWGTTGAPMAGAAPGAPGAPGVAPPVGAMVPPMSAQPGFGMAAAGGPGAPMMKPMMGQPLMGQPLMGQPMMRPPFTGAAAPGAPLSAGPTSQSPKKPKDPLAELDLKDFL, encoded by the exons ACCTGATCCAGGCCACCCAGGATACCAATGTAAACGTTCCCCAGATGGCTGACACGCTGATGGAGAGGGCTGGCAATGCCAGCTGGGTGGTGGTCTACAAAGCCCTGATCACCACACACCACCTCATGGTGCATGGCAACGAG AGATTCCTGCAGTTCCTGGCCTCAAGAAACACCTTGTTCAACCTCAGCAACTTCCTGGATAAAACCGGCTCTCACG GCTACGACATGTCCACATTTATCAGACGCTACAGTCGCTATCTCAATGAGAAGGCCTTCGCCTACAGACAAATGTCTTTCGACTTCGGCCGAGTCAAGAAAGG AGCTGAGGGAGTGATGAGGACCATGTCAGTAGAGAAGCTGCTGAAAGGAATGCCCACCCTGCAGAGCCAGATTGACGCACTGCTGGATTTTGAA GTACATGCAAAGGACCTGAACAATCAAGTGATAAATGCCTGCTTTCTCCTACTCTTCAAAGATCTGATTAAGTTGTATGCCTGCTACAATGACGGCATCATCAATCTGCTag AGAAGTTTTTCCAGATGAAGAGAAGCCAGTGTAAAGACGGGCTGGAGATATACAAGAGATTCCTGACACGAATGACCCGTGTTTCTGAATTCTTCAAAATTGCTGAG caaGTGGGAATAGACAAAAACGACATTCCTGAACTTACTCAG GCCCCAGAAAGTCTTCTGGAGTCCCTGGAGACCCACCTCAACACTCTGGAGGGGAAGAAGCC GTCGCCCACCAAG GATGCGACAGCCAACAACAGCTcgccagctgctgctgctgctgctgctgcaccaccAGCTAAGCCCGCGCCTGCTCCATCCGGCGGGCCCCCTGCTCGCCCCGGGCCACCTGCCAGACGTCCGCCGCCCCCTGTCACCCCCACAGCAGTAGCCCCCGCCATCTCTACCAACAA TGCCCTTGATGATGGGTTCCTGTTGGATCTAGATCCCATGTCCTCCTCGTCAGCAGGAGGTGCCGCAACGGCTTCCTCCATAACTGGATGGGGAG ATCTCTTGGCTGATG CAACTCCGGCTGCCGCTGACAGTGCTTCTGAGGCTCTCCTGCCAGAAGGAGAATCTGATGCGGCTGATGCAGATGAAACTGCTGCTGcccctgcagctgctgctcccACAGCCGCtcctgctactgctactactgccgCTGCGGCCACACCAGCCCCCACCTCGCTGCCCATCGCAGCCATCACCACCACTTCAGCCGCAGACATCGACCTTTTCGGAG ATGCGTTTGCACCTTCCCCAGGAGACGGTCCTGCTGCCGTGGCCCTGGGCCCTGCTGCTGATGCATTTGGTCAATCTG ACCCCTTCGCTACGACGGAGGGGAGTGCTGACATTGCTCCAGAGCTGGACCTGTTTGCTATGAGGCCTGCCGACACAGAGCCCGCCGTCGTCATCCCTTCCACATCTAGTGAGGCGCCGACCATCGCTGCCCCCATCGCTGCCCCCACCCCTtcttccaccaccaccactaccaccacaaccaccactGACACCACCACCACAGAGTCTGCAGCCGCACCGACTCTAGATATCTTTGGTG ATATGTTTGATTCTATGCCTGAGCAAAGCCCTACCACTGAATCCAAAGCTGCTACCACTCCTAGCGTAGACCTTTTTGGTGCAG ACCTTCCTGCTGTTTCACGCGGGCCCTCTCCTTTGCCCGAGCCGACTTCGGTTGGAGACATTGTGACCG ACTCGTTTGCATCTCcagctcctgctgctcctgctgctcctcctgctgctgctcctgctgcagctctAGTCCCAGaggcctcctctcctcccaaAGCAGAGCCCACACCAGTTATTGACCTGCTGG ACTCCTTCAGTGGTCCTGTGGAGGAGACACAGACCTCTGCACCTGGAGGGCCTGGAGATGATCTGCTGGGAG GTTTGATGTCGCCCACGCTGGCTCCCACCTCTGCCCCTGCTCTGGCTCCAGCCTTGGCTCCATCTCTGGTGCAGAATGATCTCCTGGAGTCAGGCTTTGACGCTCTGGGCTCGCTTCCCTGTCCAACACCTCCAGTACCTGCCGCAGTGTCAATAGTACCAATAGTACCAATAGTACCAACAGCAGCAGAACCTGCAACCATCACACCAGCACCCTCTGGTGGCTTTGATGCTTCAA TGTTTGGTGGATTAGGTGACTTGCTGATGCCCGCCATAACGCCTCAGAGCACCGGGGGAAGCACTACTGGGAGCACATCAGGAAGCATTGGAGGAGGCATTGCAGCTGCTCCACCCGCCACCCCACCTGCTACCAAAACCATCGGAGGAGATCTGGATTCATCACTGGCCAACCTGATCGGAG ACCTTGGAGTAAAGAaaaa GGACCCTATGAGTGAGAAGAAACTGACAGGAGGAGCCAACTGGACACCCCATGTAGCCCCCACAAGTTGGGGTACAACAGGAGCCCCCATG GCTGGTGCTGCCCCTGGAGCTCCTGGGGCACCAGGAGTAGCTCCACCCGTTGGAGCCATGGTGCCACCAATGAGTGCACAGCCTGGCTTCGGCATG GCTGCTGCAGGAGGCCCTGGAGCTCCCATGATGAAGCCCATGATGGGGCAGCCTCTAATGGGGCAGCCTCTAATGGGGCAGCCCATGATGAGACCTCCCTTCACTGGGGCTGCTGCACCAGGAGCACCG CTTTCTGCAGGACCTACAAGCCAGAGTCCCAAAAAGCCCAAGGATCCTCTGGCAGAACTCGACCTCAAGGACTTCTTATAA